CCCGGTCCGCGGGAGATGCGGTCATCGGTGATCTGCTCGCCGAAGCACTCGACAAAGTGGGCAAGGAGGGCGTGGTCACCGTCGAGGAGAGCAGCGCCCTCAGCTTCGCACTCGAACTGACCGAAGGAACGCGCTTCGACAGGGGCTATCTCTCCGGTAGCTTCGTCACCGACCCGGACCGCGCCGAGGCGGTGCTCGAGGACCCGTACATCCTGCTGTGCAGCTCGGAGCTCCTCGTCGCCGAGGAGATGGTGCCGATGCTGGAGAAGGTCATGCAAGCGTCGAAACCGTTGCTGGTCATCGCCGATGACGTCGACGGTTCAGCGCTGGCGACGCTGGTGGTCAACAAGGTGCACGACACGTTCAAGTCGGTGGCGGTGAAGGCTCCCGGCTTCGGTGAGCGCCGCAAGGCCCTACTGCAGGACATCGCGATCGTCACCGGTGGCACGGTGTTGGGCAAGGACGGGAAATCCACGCTGGCCGGAGCCGACGTCTCGTCGTTGGGCCGGGCCCGTCGGGTCGTCGTCACCAGCAGCGACACCACGATCATCGATGGGGCCGGTGACTACGAGCAGATCCAGAATCGCGTGGACCAGCTCCGCCGGGAAATCGACAGCTGCGACTCGGACTACGACCGCGAGAAACTGCGGGAGCGGCTGGCCAAGTTGGCCGGCGGCGTGGCGATTGTCAGGGTTGGGGCCCAAACCGAGAAAGAACTTCGAGAACGCAAAGGTCGCGTCGAACGAGCCATCCGCGTGGCTCGCGTTCTCGTGGAGGAGGGCATGGTGCCCGGAGGCGGTGTCACACTCCTCGAGCTGCGCGCCCGGCTCGACCACCCAGAGTTGACCGAGGAAACCGACAGGATGGCGGCCCACATCCTGCGGGACGCGCTCGCGGCTCCCTTCCGCCAGATCGTCCGCAACGCCGACCTCGACGAGCAAGACACTCTCGATGCACTCGCTCGTCAACCGGCGGGGACGGTCTTCGACGTGGCCGAAGGAGCCTTCGCGCCGGAGACAGCCACCAACCTCCTGGATCCGGCGGCCGTGGTGAGAACAGCGCTCACCACGGCTGTCGCCCTGACGGGCCGGCTTCTCATGGTCAGCTAGCGGTGACCGGCGGGGCGGGCGGTCAGCACACCCGCGCCGCCGGTCAGGCCGGGTAGGGTTTGTTCGAGTTCCCGCAGGCGGGCCGACGGGATCTCCGCGTCGAGGATGGCGGAATCGCCTGACACCGACGGGATTCCCGGCGTGCCGCCGAGGCGGACCAGCAGGGCCAGCACCGGGCTCAGCGCGTCCTCCGGCAGGTCCAGGTCGACGTGCTCCCACGGTTCACACACCACGGTCCCCGCCCGCGACACCGCTTCGGCGAGCACCAGCGGCGTGAGGTTCCGGAAGTCGGCCGCCGTGCTGATCGGGCTCGCGTAGCCGGTGTGCGTCAGGGTGACCGAGCAGTCCACCACCGACCGGTCGCGCAGGGTGGCGCGGGTGGTTTCCTCGATCGCCGTGATGAACGCGGCGGGTAGCGAACCGCGTTCGGCGGACAAGGCGAACCGCACGCCCGAATCCGGCTCGCCCGGCTCCACACGGAACCCGATCGTGGCCCAGTGCACCACCGGTTCGGTGTCGCCGATCCGGGTCACCGCGGCGCCGGTGCCGGTGAGCCGCTTCACGCGGACCACCCGGGACGGCGAGAACTCCGCCGTCACGCCGAATTCCTCGGTCAACCGCGCCGCGATCACCTCGCGCTGGACCTCGCCGTACAGCGAAACGACCAGGCTGCCCTCGTCCGGACCGCGGCGCAGGCCGATCAGCGGATCCTGGTCGGCGAGCCGTTCGAGGGCGGTGAACAACGCGGCCGCCGTGCTCCCGGGCGCCGGGGTCATCACGGTTTCCAGGCTGGGCAAGCGAAACCGCGTCGGTTCCGGGGCGGCCGACGTGGTGCCGAGCCGATCGCCGACGCGCAGGTCCGGCAGTCCGGTGATCCTGGCGATGCCACCCGCCGGGACGCGCGCCTGCCTGCCGTCCACGTCGAGCACCGAGGTCACCCGCCCACTCCGGTCCGCGAAGGTGATCCGGTCGCGCGCGGCCAAGGTCCCGGAGAACAACCTGGCGACCGCGAACCGGCGGCCACCACGATCGCGTTCCACCGCGAAAACGGTGCCGGTCAACGGTTTCTCCGACAAGGACGGGTCGACCGCGGGCAGGAAGTCTACGATCCCCCGGCGCAGCGCGTCGATCCCGGTGCCGGTGATGGCGGAGCCGAAGAACACCGGGTGCACCCAGCCCCGGCGGGCCTGTGCCGCCAGCTCATCGCACAGCAGCACGGGATCGAGTCCATCCACATAGGACTCCAGAACCGCGTCGCTGCGTTCGGCCAGCAGCTCGGCGAGTTCGGCGCCCGGTTCGAGATCGGTGACCGAGGCGGCTCGGGTACCGAGGCCGGTGGTCCGGTTCACCGCGATCGCGGCTGGGCTGAGCAGTCGCCGGATGTCGGCCAGCAGCCCGGTTTCCCTGGCCCCGGCGCGGTCGATCTTGTTGACGAACAGGATCGTCGGCACGGCCATGGCACGCAGCGTGCGCATCAGCACCCTGGTGTGCGCCTGCACGCCTTCGACCGCCGAGAGCACCAGGATCGCGCCGTCGAGCACACCGAGCGCGCGCTCCACCTCGGCCACGAAGTCGGCGTGGCCGGGGGTGTCGATCAGGTGCACCTCGTGCCCGGCCGCGGTGAACGCGGCGACGGCCGAGCGGATGGTGATGCCGCGACGGCGTTCCAGGTCCATGCCGTCGGTCCGGGTGCTGCCGCGGTCGACCGAACCGAGGCTGGTGATGGCGCCCGAGTCGAACAGGAGGCGTTCGGTCAGGCTGGTCTTACCGGCGTCGACATGGGCGACGATGCCGAGGTTGAGCATCCGCATGCGGGAGGAGGTCCTTGTCTGCGAGCGAGCAACAGTCGATGGGGCCTGTCGTCACTCGGCGCATGGACTCTCCTCCGGTTCGGGCACACGGGTCGGCGGCACGTTAGCAAGCACGCGCCACGGGGTCACTCGAATTTCCGCCTAGACTCCGGGAATGACGGTGACCCTGCAGCGGCGGCTCACGCTGGTCGCCGTGCTCGGCATGGCGTACTGGTTCTTCGGCAACCTCTACGAAGCCGTGGTCTTCTCGCCGAACTGGGTGGTGGACAGCCCGGCGCAGTTCACCAGGCTGCGCGAGTTCTTCGTCAACACCGGGCCCACGCTGTACTTCGTGCCGGTGGCGCAGCTCGCCATCCTGCTCGTCTGGGTGCTGTGGTGGCGCAACCGGGACGAGGAACTGAAGCGCGACTACCGGCGCGCGGGCGTGGCGTCGCTGATTTCGGTGGTGCTGTCGGTGTACGTCATCGCCGTGCTCGTCGGGCAGATGTTCGGCGACGAAGTGCCGGGGCCGGAGCTGACCGGTGTCGCCTGGCAGTGGAACGCGGGCAACGTGATCCGCATGGTGCTCACCGCGGTGACCGGCTGGTCGTTGTTCAGCGCGTTCCGGAAACTCGACCGCCGGACCGCGAACTGAGC
The genomic region above belongs to Amycolatopsis sp. YIM 10 and contains:
- a CDS encoding DUF1772 domain-containing protein, with protein sequence MTVTLQRRLTLVAVLGMAYWFFGNLYEAVVFSPNWVVDSPAQFTRLREFFVNTGPTLYFVPVAQLAILLVWVLWWRNRDEELKRDYRRAGVASLISVVLSVYVIAVLVGQMFGDEVPGPELTGVAWQWNAGNVIRMVLTAVTGWSLFSAFRKLDRRTAN
- a CDS encoding translation factor GTPase family protein: MRMLNLGIVAHVDAGKTSLTERLLFDSGAITSLGSVDRGSTRTDGMDLERRRGITIRSAVAAFTAAGHEVHLIDTPGHADFVAEVERALGVLDGAILVLSAVEGVQAHTRVLMRTLRAMAVPTILFVNKIDRAGARETGLLADIRRLLSPAAIAVNRTTGLGTRAASVTDLEPGAELAELLAERSDAVLESYVDGLDPVLLCDELAAQARRGWVHPVFFGSAITGTGIDALRRGIVDFLPAVDPSLSEKPLTGTVFAVERDRGGRRFAVARLFSGTLAARDRITFADRSGRVTSVLDVDGRQARVPAGGIARITGLPDLRVGDRLGTTSAAPEPTRFRLPSLETVMTPAPGSTAAALFTALERLADQDPLIGLRRGPDEGSLVVSLYGEVQREVIAARLTEEFGVTAEFSPSRVVRVKRLTGTGAAVTRIGDTEPVVHWATIGFRVEPGEPDSGVRFALSAERGSLPAAFITAIEETTRATLRDRSVVDCSVTLTHTGYASPISTAADFRNLTPLVLAEAVSRAGTVVCEPWEHVDLDLPEDALSPVLALLVRLGGTPGIPSVSGDSAILDAEIPSARLRELEQTLPGLTGGAGVLTARPAGHR